A stretch of Kaistella flava (ex Peng et al. 2021) DNA encodes these proteins:
- a CDS encoding ferritin-like domain-containing protein yields MNLLSVLDRLSDDQFFTKLTSRSEGISDIANFGKKAALASIPLGLSSFMATSAKAATKTTQAAFAPASTLTDALQLALTLEYLEDEYYRTGLATSGLIPGADRVVFGQISKHETAHVAFLKATLNTLGTPPVTKPTFDFTAGGNFQPFTDYQQFMILAQAFEDTGVRAYKGQAGNVASNKGVLQAALQIHSVEARHASQVRRMRGNKGWIELADGGNMPAATNAVYKGEDNVIQAGFNTSTLFGAAAGSASFDEILSGSDAAAIAGLFIA; encoded by the coding sequence ATGAACTTACTTAGTGTATTAGATAGATTATCGGATGATCAGTTTTTTACCAAATTGACATCTCGTTCGGAAGGTATTTCTGACATCGCAAATTTTGGTAAAAAAGCAGCGCTTGCAAGTATTCCTTTAGGTTTAAGTTCCTTTATGGCAACTTCGGCAAAAGCTGCAACTAAAACTACTCAAGCCGCATTCGCACCAGCTTCAACATTAACTGATGCTTTGCAGTTGGCTTTAACTTTGGAATATCTGGAAGATGAATATTATAGAACAGGTTTGGCGACTTCAGGTTTGATTCCGGGAGCGGATAGAGTTGTTTTTGGACAAATCAGCAAACATGAAACGGCCCATGTGGCTTTTTTGAAAGCTACTTTAAATACGTTGGGTACACCACCAGTAACTAAACCGACTTTCGATTTTACAGCGGGTGGAAACTTTCAACCATTTACGGATTATCAACAATTTATGATTCTTGCGCAAGCTTTTGAAGATACGGGTGTGCGAGCATATAAAGGACAGGCAGGAAATGTGGCCTCTAATAAAGGGGTTTTACAAGCTGCTTTACAAATACATTCTGTGGAAGCAAGACACGCTTCTCAAGTAAGAAGAATGAGAGGAAACAAAGGGTGGATTGAGTTGGCAGATGGCGGTAATATGCCGGCTGCAACCAATGCAGTTTATAAAGGAGAAGACAATGTCATTCAGGCTGGATTCAACACATCAACACTATTTGGAGCAGCTGCTGGCTCGGCTTCTTTTGATGAGATATTGTCAGGAAGTGACGCAGCGGCCATTGCTGGTTTATTCATAGCGTAA
- a CDS encoding ferritin-like domain-containing protein, whose amino-acid sequence MEKTINVSNKGATLDTSRRNFLKLGGVGLIVAGLAVAGCRDDHYDFPPDSDVFDLGTGDVGILNYAYALEQLEADFYTKVVNNFYSGISADEKQLFTDIYHHEVVHRDFFKAALTGASSHVLPTLQFKYDGVDFNNRNSILATAKALEDTGVAAYNGAGKYISNLDYLVIAGKIVSVEARHASAIRNVINPGTASFSGDDVVDVNGLDVAKEPKEIVGIAGGFIKTPFTWKEQGIG is encoded by the coding sequence ATGGAAAAAACAATCAACGTATCAAACAAAGGAGCAACTTTAGATACAAGCAGACGGAATTTCTTGAAATTAGGTGGAGTAGGACTTATTGTAGCCGGTCTTGCTGTTGCAGGTTGTAGAGACGATCATTATGATTTTCCGCCAGATAGTGATGTTTTCGATCTCGGAACGGGAGATGTCGGGATTTTAAATTATGCTTACGCACTTGAACAGTTAGAGGCAGATTTTTATACCAAGGTGGTTAATAATTTTTATAGCGGAATCTCGGCGGATGAAAAACAATTGTTTACCGATATTTATCATCATGAAGTAGTTCACCGTGATTTTTTCAAAGCAGCTCTAACTGGCGCAAGTTCTCACGTTTTACCAACTTTACAATTCAAATATGACGGAGTGGATTTTAATAATAGAAACTCTATTCTAGCCACTGCTAAAGCTTTAGAAGATACTGGAGTTGCAGCATATAATGGAGCGGGTAAGTATATTAGTAATTTAGATTATTTAGTGATTGCCGGAAAAATTGTGTCTGTCGAAGCACGCCATGCCTCAGCAATTAGAAATGTAATCAATCCAGGAACAGCATCGTTTTCTGGTGATGATGTGGTAGATGTTAATGGATTGGATGTCGCAAAAGAGCCTAAAGAAATTGTAGGAATTGCAGGTGGTTTTATTAAAACGCCATTCACTTGGAAAGAACAAGGTATTGGTTAA
- the recJ gene encoding single-stranded-DNA-specific exonuclease RecJ, whose product MTQKWIYKPEPDEDVVDGISSSLGFGTFESKILVLRGIDDYQKAREFFKPNLNDIHNPFLMKDMQLAVDRIATAIENGEKIMVYGDYDVDGTTAVALMYLYLSKIVEKKYLDYYIPDRNIEGYGISKAGIDFAKENGFSVIIALDCGIKALDKIDYAKELGVDFIICDHHLPGEEIPDAVAVLDPKRKDCRYPFKELSGCGVGFKLCQGLNTIYKIPEAELFELTDLLAISIAADIVSMSGENRVLAKQGLKVLRKSRNLGLRMLIPEDKLATFEISNIVFEIAPKINAAGRISHGKAAVELMVSDNLKHATQIVSDIVNLNDSRREMDMSSTTEALLQVETSGQAKNFSTVVYGPTWNKGVIGIVASRLTESYYKPTLVFADGNDGELVASARSVSDFDVHHALEICSDYFLKFGGHPAAAGLSMEKDKFEAFREKFEKVVAEQIKEHQIQPSLSIDSDVEIDELDKDFFNFHRKLAPFGPNNMKPIMVLKNQKVSGYVKTMGKENSHLKFFIKQESTGRNIECVGFKLGKYADEFRHKNFDIAFTAEENHWKGNVTYFLNIRDVKFL is encoded by the coding sequence ATGACTCAAAAATGGATTTACAAACCCGAACCCGATGAAGATGTGGTGGACGGAATAAGCTCGTCTCTTGGTTTTGGAACCTTTGAATCCAAAATTCTTGTTCTTCGTGGTATTGATGATTATCAAAAAGCACGAGAATTTTTCAAACCAAACCTCAATGACATTCACAATCCTTTTTTGATGAAGGATATGCAGTTAGCGGTAGATCGCATTGCTACGGCGATTGAGAATGGTGAAAAAATTATGGTCTACGGTGATTATGATGTTGACGGCACAACCGCAGTTGCTTTGATGTATTTGTATCTCAGTAAAATTGTTGAAAAAAAATACCTGGATTATTATATTCCAGATAGAAATATTGAAGGCTACGGAATTTCTAAAGCAGGAATTGATTTCGCCAAAGAAAACGGATTTTCCGTAATTATTGCACTTGACTGTGGGATTAAAGCTTTAGACAAAATAGATTACGCTAAAGAACTCGGCGTTGATTTTATTATTTGCGACCACCATTTACCAGGCGAAGAAATTCCTGACGCAGTTGCAGTTTTAGATCCAAAACGGAAAGATTGTCGATATCCATTTAAAGAACTTTCAGGTTGTGGCGTAGGTTTCAAACTTTGCCAAGGTCTGAATACTATTTATAAAATTCCGGAAGCTGAACTTTTTGAATTAACCGATTTACTCGCAATTTCAATTGCTGCAGATATTGTTTCGATGTCAGGCGAAAACCGCGTTCTGGCAAAACAAGGATTAAAGGTTTTAAGGAAATCCAGAAACTTAGGATTACGAATGCTAATTCCTGAAGATAAATTAGCGACTTTCGAAATCTCAAATATTGTTTTTGAAATCGCTCCAAAAATCAATGCTGCCGGACGTATTTCTCATGGAAAAGCCGCCGTTGAATTAATGGTTTCAGATAACTTGAAACATGCCACTCAAATCGTAAGTGATATTGTGAACTTAAATGATTCACGCCGGGAAATGGATATGAGCAGCACTACAGAAGCACTTCTTCAGGTTGAAACTTCTGGACAAGCTAAAAATTTTAGCACGGTCGTTTATGGACCAACCTGGAACAAAGGCGTCATTGGAATTGTTGCTTCACGATTAACTGAAAGTTATTATAAACCAACTTTAGTTTTTGCCGACGGTAATGATGGCGAATTGGTTGCTTCTGCCAGATCAGTTTCTGATTTTGATGTACATCATGCTTTAGAAATCTGCTCTGATTATTTCCTGAAATTTGGTGGACATCCCGCTGCGGCTGGCCTCTCAATGGAAAAAGATAAATTTGAAGCCTTCCGAGAAAAATTTGAAAAAGTGGTTGCAGAACAAATTAAAGAACATCAAATACAACCAAGTCTCTCCATTGATTCTGATGTAGAAATCGATGAGCTCGACAAAGACTTCTTTAATTTCCATCGAAAATTAGCACCATTTGGCCCAAATAATATGAAACCAATTATGGTCCTAAAAAATCAAAAAGTTTCAGGTTATGTAAAAACGATGGGCAAAGAAAATAGCCATCTTAAATTTTTCATTAAACAAGAATCCACTGGTAGAAATATTGAATGTGTTGGTTTTAAATTAGGCAAATACGCCGATGAATTTAGACACAAAAACTTCGATATTGCTTTCACCGCTGAAGAAAATCACTGGAAAGGAAATGTTACTTATTTCCTGAATATCCGAGATGTAAAGTTTCTCTGA